A part of Pseudomonas sp. HR96 genomic DNA contains:
- a CDS encoding chemotaxis protein CheV — MAGVMDSVNQRTQLVGQNRLELLLFRLNGKQLYGINVFKVREVLQCPNLTVMPRSSPVVRGVANIRGATIPILDLSLATGSPLLPSVKDTFVIITEYNTKIQGFLVHSVERIVNMNWEEIHPPPKGTGRDHYLTAVTRVDNKLVEIIDVEKILAEVAPTSEAISAGVVEEEVQQKAVNLRVLTVDDSSVARKQVTRCLQTVGVEVVALNDGRQALDYLRKLVDEGKKPEEEFLMMISDIEMPEMDGYTLTAEIRSDPRMQKLHICLHTSLSGVFNQAMVKKVGADDFLAKFRPDDLAARVVNRIKAN; from the coding sequence ATGGCTGGTGTAATGGATTCAGTGAACCAGCGCACTCAACTGGTAGGGCAGAATCGTCTCGAACTGCTGTTGTTCCGCCTCAATGGCAAACAGCTGTACGGGATCAACGTGTTCAAGGTGCGGGAAGTGTTGCAATGTCCCAACCTGACCGTGATGCCAAGGTCCAGCCCGGTAGTGCGCGGTGTCGCGAATATTCGCGGGGCGACGATCCCCATTCTTGACCTGTCGCTGGCCACCGGTTCGCCGTTGCTGCCATCGGTCAAGGACACCTTCGTGATCATCACGGAGTACAACACCAAGATTCAGGGTTTTCTGGTGCACTCGGTCGAGCGCATCGTCAACATGAACTGGGAAGAGATCCATCCACCACCCAAGGGTACCGGTCGCGATCACTACCTGACGGCAGTGACGCGGGTGGACAACAAGCTGGTGGAAATCATCGACGTGGAGAAGATCCTCGCCGAGGTGGCACCGACCTCCGAAGCGATTTCGGCCGGTGTGGTGGAAGAAGAAGTGCAGCAGAAGGCGGTCAACCTGCGGGTGCTGACCGTGGACGACTCTTCGGTGGCGCGCAAGCAGGTGACTCGTTGCCTGCAGACCGTGGGCGTGGAAGTGGTCGCGCTCAACGACGGCCGCCAGGCCCTGGACTACCTGCGCAAGCTGGTGGACGAGGGCAAGAAGCCGGAAGAAGAGTTCCTGATGATGATCTCCGACATCGAGATGCCGGAGATGGACGGCTACACCCTGACGGCGGAGATTCGTTCCGACCCCAGGATGCAGAAGCTGCACATCTGCCTGCATACTTCGCTGTCCGGGGTCTTCAACCAGGCGATGGTCAAGAAGGTCGGCGCTGACGACTTCCTCGCCAAGTTCCGTCCCGACGATCTGGCCGCGCGTGTGGTCAATCGCATCAAGGCGAACTAA
- the cheR gene encoding protein-glutamate O-methyltransferase CheR yields MSTGNLDFEQFRVFLEKACGILLGENKQYLVSSRLNKLMEQQGIKSLGELVQRIQTQPRSGLREQVVDAMTTNETLWFRDTYPFEVLKNKVLPEAIKASPGQRLRIWSAACSSGQEPYSLSMSIDEFERSNLGQLKAGVQIVATDLSGSMLTNCKTGEYDSLAIARGLSPDRLQRYFDPKGAGRYAIKAPIRSRVEFRSFNLLDSYAALGKFDVVFCRNVLIYFSAQVKKDILTRIHGTLKRGGYLFLGASEALNGLPDLYQMVQCSPGIIYQAK; encoded by the coding sequence GTGTCTACAGGTAATTTGGATTTCGAGCAGTTCCGGGTCTTCCTGGAAAAAGCCTGTGGCATTCTGCTGGGTGAGAACAAGCAGTATCTGGTCTCCAGCCGTCTGAACAAGCTGATGGAGCAGCAGGGCATCAAGTCCCTGGGTGAACTGGTGCAGCGCATCCAGACCCAGCCGCGCAGCGGTTTGCGCGAGCAGGTGGTGGACGCCATGACCACCAACGAAACCCTGTGGTTTCGCGACACCTATCCCTTCGAGGTGCTCAAGAACAAGGTGCTGCCGGAAGCCATCAAGGCCAGCCCGGGCCAGCGCCTGCGCATCTGGTCGGCGGCCTGCTCCTCGGGGCAGGAACCCTATTCGTTGTCGATGTCGATCGACGAGTTCGAGCGCAGCAACCTCGGCCAGCTCAAGGCTGGCGTGCAGATCGTTGCCACCGACCTCTCCGGCTCGATGCTGACCAACTGCAAGACCGGCGAGTACGACAGCCTGGCCATCGCTCGCGGCCTGTCGCCCGACCGCCTGCAACGCTACTTCGACCCCAAGGGCGCCGGCCGCTACGCGATCAAGGCGCCCATCCGCAGCCGCGTGGAGTTCCGCTCGTTCAACCTGCTCGACAGCTACGCCGCGCTGGGCAAGTTCGACGTGGTGTTTTGCCGCAACGTGCTCATCTATTTCTCGGCCCAGGTGAAGAAGGACATCCTTACGCGCATCCACGGCACCCTCAAGCGTGGCGGGTATCTGTTCCTCGGCGCCTCGGAGGCCCTGAACGGTTTGCCGGACCTGTACCAGATGGTGCAGTGCAGCCCTGGGATCATCTACCAGGCCAAATAG
- a CDS encoding aromatic ring-hydroxylating oxygenase subunit alpha, protein MESTLRAPSIDPGAYLSADTLEEELHRIWPSAWHLLALTRDLPNDKDYLRKRVARTDLVLHRLGERIIAYANVCPHRFSTLVDQPSGNAPLQCPYHLWSFDTDGYPSAVPHRQGIPLAEFTQGARLSTWQVALVGEFIFVSKQPIQSCEDYLGALGADLARMSRALGNELPPVTLDVAANWKIIAQNTVELQHAYSVHPGTFAALSSKPMRIDSDLPLANSISYVMRLKPERFEGRLNARLKSLLSRVEQPFPDGYRHHLIFPATTLGYVDNRMLTIIDYQPLTAGACRMSARMFEFVVPDLSPLEASILASIRPLDHQFSLQVFEEDGGICEAVQRGLHNRPADMPGVLMPVEHMVARFQDMYQQWMDYK, encoded by the coding sequence ATGGAATCCACTCTACGCGCCCCTTCGATCGATCCCGGCGCCTACCTGTCAGCCGATACCTTGGAAGAGGAACTGCACAGGATCTGGCCGTCGGCCTGGCATCTGCTGGCCCTGACGCGCGATCTGCCCAACGACAAGGATTACCTGCGCAAGCGGGTGGCCCGGACCGACCTGGTCCTGCATCGCCTGGGCGAACGCATCATTGCGTACGCCAACGTCTGCCCCCACCGCTTCTCCACCCTTGTCGACCAGCCCAGCGGCAACGCGCCGCTGCAGTGTCCTTATCATCTATGGTCGTTCGACACCGACGGCTATCCCTCGGCAGTGCCCCATCGCCAAGGCATTCCCCTGGCCGAGTTCACCCAAGGTGCCAGGCTTTCCACCTGGCAAGTGGCTTTGGTCGGCGAATTCATTTTCGTCAGCAAGCAACCGATCCAGTCCTGTGAGGACTACCTGGGAGCGCTGGGAGCGGACCTGGCCAGAATGTCGCGAGCCCTGGGCAACGAGTTGCCGCCGGTCACGCTGGATGTTGCCGCCAACTGGAAAATCATCGCGCAGAACACCGTGGAGTTGCAGCACGCCTACTCGGTGCACCCTGGGACCTTTGCCGCGTTGTCGAGCAAACCCATGCGAATCGACAGCGACCTGCCATTGGCGAACAGCATCTCCTACGTCATGCGCCTCAAGCCCGAACGTTTCGAGGGGCGCTTGAACGCCAGGCTGAAGTCGTTGCTCAGTCGCGTCGAGCAACCGTTTCCCGATGGCTATCGCCACCATTTGATATTTCCCGCGACCACCCTTGGCTATGTCGACAACCGCATGCTGACCATCATCGACTATCAGCCGCTGACGGCCGGGGCATGCCGCATGAGCGCGCGGATGTTCGAGTTCGTCGTGCCTGACCTCAGCCCGCTGGAAGCGTCGATTCTGGCGAGCATCCGCCCGCTGGATCATCAGTTCTCCTTGCAGGTGTTCGAGGAGGACGGCGGCATCTGCGAGGCGGTCCAGCGTGGGCTGCACAATCGCCCGGCGGATATGCCGGGCGTGTTGATGCCGGTCGAGCATATGGTGGCGCGGTTTCAGGATATGTATCAGCAGTGGATGGACTATAAATAA
- a CDS encoding FkbM family methyltransferase produces MYPFLSEQQLVREVFELRDAFAQPDALFPAWLDQAPLDVLRSKQFVVCGSVCRSEIRVLAKAANVIAIVDDFLCQKQSHLYGIPVIDSDAWIALAGGQGDVLSCLLTPGGNAYQHFTKLATQWSLPVLLPLQFLYLIKTCGIDVTGETGRFFWYGYEFFTAVRDNVDQLVKLADGFADPFSRISWLCVLLYRLTLNPFYLEACAVGRHPEGFKLNSYSTNREFFKFSDEEVYVDGGAFDGDTLQGFLQACNGRFKHIHTFEPSAANNQLIRARLAGLRDEYLLPLEPRITQHEAGLWSRTTTLAFNSGLTVSEYAGNGGGYAQVQTAHLLDTGLLTHIYDPAHEQSVASTIPVTTVDEATDLQATFIKLEIEGAELGALHGARQTIARNRPQMAISMYHKPEDFLTLTQFVHETDQGYKLGFRQHPRLYPDTMVMYCS; encoded by the coding sequence ATGTATCCATTTTTGTCCGAGCAGCAGTTGGTCAGGGAAGTGTTCGAGCTGCGAGATGCTTTCGCGCAGCCCGACGCGCTGTTCCCTGCCTGGCTCGACCAGGCGCCGCTGGATGTGCTGCGTAGCAAGCAATTCGTGGTATGCGGCTCGGTATGCCGCTCGGAGATCCGCGTGTTGGCCAAGGCGGCCAACGTGATCGCCATCGTCGATGACTTCCTGTGCCAGAAACAGAGCCATCTCTACGGCATCCCGGTGATCGACTCCGATGCCTGGATCGCCCTGGCAGGGGGGCAGGGTGACGTGCTCTCCTGCCTGCTGACCCCGGGTGGCAATGCTTATCAGCATTTCACCAAGCTGGCGACGCAGTGGAGCTTGCCGGTGCTGTTGCCGTTGCAGTTCCTGTATTTGATCAAGACGTGCGGCATCGATGTCACCGGCGAAACCGGTCGGTTTTTCTGGTACGGCTACGAGTTCTTCACGGCGGTGCGGGATAACGTGGATCAGTTGGTCAAGTTGGCCGATGGCTTTGCCGATCCGTTCTCCCGCATCTCCTGGCTGTGCGTGCTGCTCTACCGATTGACCCTCAACCCTTTCTACCTTGAAGCCTGTGCCGTGGGTCGCCATCCAGAGGGCTTTAAATTGAACTCCTACTCGACCAATCGCGAGTTTTTCAAGTTCAGCGACGAGGAGGTCTATGTCGACGGCGGTGCCTTCGATGGGGACACCTTGCAAGGCTTTCTGCAAGCCTGTAACGGCCGCTTCAAACACATTCATACCTTCGAGCCGTCGGCTGCGAATAATCAGTTGATCCGCGCACGGCTGGCGGGCTTGCGTGATGAGTACCTCCTGCCCCTGGAGCCACGCATCACTCAGCATGAGGCAGGCCTATGGAGTCGGACCACCACGTTGGCTTTCAACTCCGGCCTTACCGTCAGCGAATATGCAGGCAATGGCGGTGGCTATGCCCAGGTGCAGACGGCGCATCTGCTCGACACCGGGCTGCTCACGCACATTTACGATCCGGCCCATGAACAAAGTGTCGCCTCGACCATCCCAGTGACCACGGTTGATGAGGCAACCGACTTGCAAGCGACGTTCATCAAGCTGGAAATCGAAGGTGCAGAACTTGGTGCGTTGCATGGCGCGCGGCAAACCATTGCCCGCAACCGGCCACAGATGGCCATCTCCATGTACCACAAGCCCGAAGACTTTCTGACCCTGACTCAGTTCGTACATGAGACCGACCAAGGTTATAAATTGGGCTTTCGTCAGCATCCTCGTCTGTATCCGGATACCATGGTCATGTACTGCTCCTGA
- the flgB gene encoding flagellar basal body rod protein FlgB — MSINFDSALGVSEQALNFRAKRAEVLANNIANADTPNYKARDMDFSEVLAAQAEKGSKGAFGLETTNSKHIEASGFDDVADATLKYRTSTQPSLDQNTVDAQIEQSNYAQNAVGFNASFTLLNAKFKGLVSAIRGE; from the coding sequence ATGAGCATCAACTTCGACAGCGCCCTTGGCGTCAGTGAACAAGCCCTGAACTTCCGTGCCAAGCGCGCCGAGGTGTTGGCCAACAACATTGCCAACGCTGACACCCCGAACTACAAGGCTCGCGACATGGACTTTTCCGAAGTGCTGGCGGCCCAGGCCGAGAAAGGCAGCAAGGGCGCTTTCGGCCTGGAAACCACCAACTCCAAGCACATCGAAGCTTCGGGTTTCGATGACGTGGCGGATGCAACCCTGAAGTACCGCACCTCCACTCAGCCGTCGCTGGACCAGAACACCGTCGACGCGCAGATCGAGCAATCGAACTACGCGCAGAACGCGGTCGGCTTCAACGCCAGCTTCACCTTGCTTAACGCCAAATTCAAAGGGCTGGTTTCAGCCATTCGCGGAGAGTAA
- the flgC gene encoding flagellar basal body rod protein FlgC — translation MSLASVFNIAGTGMSAQTTRLNTVASNIANAETVSSSLDKTYRARHPVFSTVFQDQAGGAQESQSLFQDSDSSGAGVQVAGIVEDQSNLEPRYEPNSPAANKDGYVYYPNVNVVEEMADMISASRSFQTNADLMNTAKTMMQKVLTLGQ, via the coding sequence ATGTCTTTAGCCAGTGTTTTCAATATCGCCGGTACTGGCATGAGTGCTCAGACCACTCGGCTCAACACCGTCGCCAGTAACATCGCCAACGCCGAGACCGTGTCCTCGAGCCTGGACAAGACCTACCGCGCCCGGCACCCGGTGTTCTCCACCGTGTTCCAGGACCAGGCCGGCGGCGCGCAGGAAAGCCAGTCGCTGTTTCAGGACTCCGACTCGTCCGGTGCTGGCGTGCAAGTGGCCGGTATCGTCGAAGACCAGAGCAACCTGGAGCCGCGCTACGAGCCCAACTCGCCGGCCGCGAACAAGGACGGCTACGTGTATTACCCCAACGTCAACGTGGTGGAAGAAATGGCGGACATGATCTCCGCGAGCCGTTCCTTCCAGACCAACGCTGATCTGATGAACACCGCAAAAACCATGATGCAGAAGGTCCTGACCCTGGGTCAGTAA
- a CDS encoding flagellar hook assembly protein FlgD → MSTTNSTSSVGSSVLAQLQASSTAASTPASTTGTTALGKDAFLQLLVTQMKNQNPLDPQDNTTFVSQLAQFSSVESLQNLNTSVGSITSSVASSQALQASSLVGRSVIAQTSTAVVDPAKGLSGSVAVTAASTDNTVKIYNSEGTLVRTMDLGASSAGTQSFTWNGLDDTGAAVTAGTYTFKASSAINGTATDMLTYLPATVNSVTMATASGGEMTLNLNGQGSVALSKVQSIGI, encoded by the coding sequence ATGAGCACCACTAATAGCACCAGCAGCGTCGGATCTTCCGTACTCGCACAACTTCAGGCGTCGTCTACGGCCGCCAGCACTCCGGCCAGCACCACGGGCACTACCGCCCTGGGCAAGGATGCGTTCCTGCAGCTGCTGGTCACCCAGATGAAGAACCAGAACCCGCTGGACCCACAGGACAACACCACGTTCGTGAGCCAGCTGGCGCAATTCAGCAGCGTTGAAAGTTTGCAGAACCTGAATACCTCGGTCGGTTCGATCACCAGTTCCGTGGCATCGTCCCAGGCTTTGCAAGCCTCGTCGCTGGTCGGTCGCTCGGTCATCGCCCAAACCAGCACCGCCGTGGTCGACCCGGCCAAAGGCTTGTCCGGCTCGGTTGCGGTCACCGCCGCCAGCACCGACAACACGGTGAAGATCTACAACTCCGAAGGCACCCTGGTGCGGACCATGGACCTGGGCGCATCGTCGGCCGGTACCCAGAGCTTTACCTGGAACGGCCTGGACGACACCGGCGCCGCTGTCACTGCTGGCACTTACACCTTCAAAGCGTCGTCGGCCATCAACGGCACCGCGACCGACATGCTCACCTACCTGCCGGCAACGGTTAACAGCGTGACCATGGCCACCGCCTCGGGTGGCGAGATGACCCTCAATCTCAACGGCCAAGGCAGTGTTGCCCTGTCCAAAGTCCAATCCATCGGTATCTAA
- the flgE gene encoding flagellar hook protein FlgE produces the protein MSFNIGLSGLSASQKALDVTGNNIANVSTTGFKASRTEFADQYAASLAATAGKTTNGTGVTTAAVSQEFTQGTISSTGQALDMAINGSGFFVLSANGTKEYTRNGTFNTDKDGYIVTASGANVQGYNAVNGTVQTGSLTNLKIDASNLSPKATSSIDETINLNSSAADPTVSVFDATNVNSYNYTFNTDTYDSQGNAHQLNQYFVKNSTNNTWTMYTTVDGRNPADPTSTTPLANSVSFNSDGTLNTAAMTAGAVTGGLTVNADKTFSLTNWTPAVKSSSGTWAANGANASTTGVNIDLLNATQYNASSATSAKTQDGYATGELSGLSVDSTGVLFANFTNGQSKTIGQVAMANFANVQGLAPAGGTDWKETYASGVPVIGTPSTGTMGSLTSESLEDSNVDLTSELVNLIKEQSNYQANAKTISTQSTIMQTLIQMT, from the coding sequence ATGTCTTTCAACATCGGCCTCAGCGGGCTCTCGGCATCGCAAAAAGCACTGGACGTTACCGGCAACAACATCGCCAACGTCTCCACCACCGGCTTCAAGGCGTCGCGCACTGAATTCGCCGACCAGTACGCGGCGTCTCTCGCCGCTACCGCCGGCAAGACCACCAACGGCACCGGTGTGACCACCGCAGCGGTCAGCCAGGAATTTACCCAGGGCACTATCAGCTCCACCGGCCAGGCCCTGGATATGGCCATCAACGGCAGCGGTTTCTTTGTCCTGAGCGCCAACGGCACCAAGGAATACACCCGTAACGGTACGTTCAACACCGACAAGGACGGCTATATCGTCACTGCCAGCGGTGCCAACGTGCAGGGTTACAACGCGGTCAACGGTACCGTGCAGACCGGCTCGCTGACCAACCTGAAAATCGACGCCTCGAACCTGTCGCCCAAAGCGACTTCGAGCATCGACGAAACCATCAACCTGAATTCCAGCGCCGCCGACCCGACCGTTTCGGTGTTCGACGCCACCAACGTCAACAGCTACAACTACACCTTCAACACCGACACTTACGACAGCCAGGGCAACGCGCACCAGCTGAACCAGTACTTCGTCAAGAACTCGACGAACAACACCTGGACCATGTACACCACCGTCGACGGCCGCAACCCAGCCGACCCGACCTCGACCACGCCATTGGCCAACAGCGTTTCGTTCAACTCCGATGGCACGCTGAATACTGCTGCAATGACCGCTGGTGCGGTGACTGGCGGGCTGACCGTCAACGCTGACAAGACCTTCTCACTGACCAACTGGACCCCGGCGGTCAAGTCTTCGAGCGGCACCTGGGCGGCCAACGGCGCCAACGCCAGCACCACCGGCGTCAACATCGACCTGCTCAACGCCACACAGTACAACGCGTCGTCGGCCACCTCGGCCAAGACCCAGGACGGCTACGCGACCGGTGAGCTGTCCGGCCTGTCGGTCGACAGCACCGGCGTACTGTTCGCCAACTTCACCAACGGTCAGAGCAAGACCATCGGCCAGGTGGCCATGGCCAACTTCGCCAACGTGCAAGGCCTCGCACCTGCCGGCGGTACCGACTGGAAAGAGACCTACGCTTCGGGCGTTCCGGTGATCGGCACGCCATCGACCGGCACCATGGGCAGCCTGACGTCCGAGTCGCTGGAAGACTCCAACGTCGACCTGACCTCCGAGCTGGTGAACCTGATCAAGGAGCAGAGCAACTATCAGGCGAACGCCAAGACCATCTCGACCCAGAGCACCATCATGCAGACTCTGATTCAGATGACCTGA
- a CDS encoding DegT/DnrJ/EryC1/StrS family aminotransferase, which produces MNKKPITVTSPLLPPLEQFIPYLEQIWASKQLTNNGQFHQQLEVALAAYLGVEHLSLFANGTTALITALQALHVQGEVITTPYSFVATAHALLWNRLTPVFVDVDEDTFNLDPAAVEAAITEHTTAIMPVHCYGRPCDVDALQAVADRHGLKLIYDAAHAFGVKDDSGASILRHGDLSVLSLHATKVFNTFEGGAIISPDAATKQHIDHLRNFGFVDEVTVVTPGINGKMSEIHAAFGMLQLQHIDGALQRRQQVDQLYRHLLADVPGLTLKVREQGSNYSYFPVLVGEAFPLSRDELYQQLRDQQVHARRYFYPLITEMGPYREMPELRERPWPRAQKIASQVICLPIYPDLSDEDVARIVGIVRSSVQAPCVKKVS; this is translated from the coding sequence TTGAATAAGAAACCGATCACCGTGACGAGCCCGCTGCTGCCGCCTCTGGAGCAGTTCATTCCCTATCTGGAACAGATCTGGGCCAGCAAGCAGCTGACCAACAACGGTCAGTTCCACCAACAGCTGGAAGTGGCCCTGGCCGCTTACCTTGGTGTCGAGCATTTGTCGCTGTTCGCCAACGGCACCACGGCCTTGATCACCGCGCTGCAGGCCCTGCACGTGCAAGGCGAGGTCATCACCACGCCGTATTCCTTCGTCGCTACGGCCCATGCGCTGCTGTGGAACCGCCTGACGCCGGTGTTCGTCGACGTCGACGAAGACACCTTCAACCTCGACCCCGCTGCGGTTGAGGCGGCGATCACCGAGCACACCACGGCCATCATGCCGGTGCATTGCTATGGCCGGCCTTGCGACGTCGATGCGCTGCAGGCGGTGGCCGACCGCCACGGCCTCAAGCTGATCTACGACGCCGCCCATGCGTTCGGCGTCAAGGACGACAGCGGCGCGAGCATCCTGCGCCATGGCGACTTGAGTGTGCTCAGCCTGCACGCCACCAAGGTGTTCAACACCTTCGAGGGCGGGGCAATCATCAGCCCCGACGCAGCGACCAAACAGCACATCGATCATTTGCGCAACTTCGGCTTCGTCGACGAGGTGACCGTGGTCACTCCGGGCATCAACGGCAAGATGAGCGAGATCCACGCCGCCTTCGGCATGCTGCAGTTGCAGCACATCGACGGCGCGCTGCAGCGCCGCCAGCAAGTCGATCAGCTGTACCGGCATTTGCTCGCTGACGTGCCGGGCCTGACCCTCAAGGTCCGCGAACAAGGCTCCAACTATTCCTATTTCCCGGTGCTGGTGGGCGAGGCTTTTCCCCTCAGCCGCGACGAGCTCTATCAGCAGCTGCGCGACCAGCAGGTGCACGCACGGCGCTATTTCTACCCGCTCATCACCGAGATGGGCCCGTACCGGGAGATGCCCGAGCTGCGCGAACGGCCCTGGCCGCGGGCGCAGAAGATCGCCAGCCAGGTGATCTGCCTGCCGATCTATCCGGACTTGAGTGACGAGGATGTGGCGAGGATCGTGGGCATCGTGCGCAGCTCGGTGCAGGCGCCCTGCGTCAAGAAAGTCAGTTGA
- a CDS encoding acyl carrier protein, with product MSQEQFIENFLTATDFQEPVEVTPETKFSELPEWDSLAALGVIVMFDMEYSKAITGDDLHSVETIAQLYALSQAE from the coding sequence ATGAGTCAAGAACAATTCATCGAGAACTTTCTCACCGCTACCGACTTTCAGGAACCTGTAGAAGTGACCCCTGAAACCAAGTTCAGTGAGCTCCCCGAGTGGGACTCGCTGGCCGCGCTCGGCGTCATCGTCATGTTCGACATGGAGTACAGCAAGGCGATCACCGGCGACGACCTGCACAGCGTTGAAACCATTGCCCAGCTGTACGCGCTCAGCCAAGCGGAGTAA
- a CDS encoding ketoacyl-ACP synthase III: protein MQTTLNNVRFAGMATCVPKRVVSNLTDCRPEIRADRERLVRNIGIELRRLSHDWQCFSDLAFDATEKLLETLEWKREEIDALIVVTQSPDYLAPSTAIILQDRLGLSTGVIAFDVNLGCSAYPFGLHLLGSMIASGGVKKGLVLVGDKAGTFNDPLFSDAGTATALEFDSSAPPMYFDLNSDGSGHKAIILPVGGSREPVGPQHLVPFKHGEFDHWRRQVDLVLDGPAVLSFSTQRVPPAVKTLLEYANAPIDSVDYFIFHQANRMINETIRKKLGLEPERVPSTLRDFGNTSGASLPVTMTARIHEQLGAGLNRLILCGFGIGLSWGTCLVDIENAKFPALIES, encoded by the coding sequence ATGCAAACCACCCTGAACAACGTACGTTTCGCCGGCATGGCGACCTGCGTGCCCAAGCGCGTGGTGTCCAACCTGACCGATTGCCGTCCGGAGATTCGCGCCGACCGTGAGCGCCTGGTGCGCAACATCGGCATCGAGTTGCGCCGGCTGTCCCATGACTGGCAATGCTTTTCCGACCTGGCCTTCGACGCCACGGAAAAACTGCTGGAAACCCTGGAGTGGAAGCGCGAGGAAATCGACGCGTTGATCGTCGTGACCCAGTCGCCGGATTACCTGGCGCCGTCGACGGCGATCATTCTGCAGGACCGCCTGGGCCTGTCGACGGGCGTCATCGCGTTCGACGTCAACCTGGGGTGCTCGGCCTATCCGTTCGGCCTGCACCTGCTGGGTTCGATGATCGCGTCGGGCGGGGTGAAGAAGGGCCTGGTGCTGGTGGGCGACAAGGCCGGCACTTTCAACGATCCGCTGTTCTCCGATGCCGGCACGGCCACCGCGCTGGAGTTCGACAGCAGCGCGCCACCCATGTACTTCGACCTGAACAGCGACGGCAGCGGCCACAAGGCGATCATTTTGCCGGTGGGCGGCAGCCGCGAGCCGGTGGGCCCGCAGCATCTGGTGCCCTTCAAGCATGGCGAGTTCGATCACTGGCGCCGCCAGGTCGATCTGGTGCTGGATGGCCCTGCGGTGTTGAGCTTTTCCACGCAACGCGTGCCGCCGGCAGTGAAGACCCTGCTGGAGTATGCCAACGCGCCCATCGACAGCGTCGACTATTTCATCTTTCACCAGGCCAACCGGATGATCAACGAGACCATCCGCAAGAAGCTCGGCCTGGAGCCCGAGCGGGTGCCGAGCACCTTGCGCGATTTCGGCAACACCAGTGGTGCCTCGCTGCCGGTGACCATGACTGCGCGAATCCACGAGCAGCTCGGCGCCGGCCTCAACCGCTTGATCCTGTGCGGCTTCGGTATCGGGCTGTCGTGGGGCACCTGCCTGGTCGACATCGAAAACGCCAAATTCCCGGCCCTCATCGAGTCCTGA
- a CDS encoding SDR family oxidoreductase → MPAVLENFSLSGKTILVTGASSGIGRQIALSCAEAGASLVISGRDSARLHQVLEELVPGEHRALLADLNQDAELEALVQEAGKIDGIVHCAGFAALAPVRLISRAHIESQLGTNLVGPLLLTRQLLLRNLIREGGSILFISSISAHIGVHGVAAYSASKGAVEAMTRVLAMEVAKKKIRANCLAPGLVQTPLLEAAKSTAGGLDHTLAQYPLGVGQPEDVANAAVFFLSPASRWITGTTLVMDGGHTVG, encoded by the coding sequence ATGCCTGCGGTGCTTGAAAATTTCAGTTTGAGTGGCAAGACCATTCTGGTGACCGGTGCCTCGTCCGGCATCGGTCGGCAGATCGCCCTGAGTTGTGCCGAGGCGGGCGCCAGCCTGGTCATCAGCGGCCGCGACAGTGCACGCCTGCATCAGGTGCTCGAAGAGCTGGTGCCCGGTGAGCATCGCGCGCTGCTGGCCGACCTGAATCAGGACGCCGAGCTCGAGGCGCTGGTTCAGGAAGCGGGCAAGATCGACGGCATCGTGCACTGCGCCGGCTTCGCCGCGCTGGCGCCGGTGCGCCTGATTTCCCGCGCGCACATCGAGAGTCAACTGGGCACCAACCTGGTGGGGCCGCTGCTGCTGACCCGTCAGTTGCTGCTGCGCAACTTGATTCGCGAAGGCGGTTCCATCCTCTTCATTTCGTCCATCTCCGCGCACATCGGCGTGCACGGCGTGGCGGCCTATTCGGCGAGCAAAGGCGCGGTGGAAGCCATGACCCGGGTGCTGGCGATGGAAGTGGCGAAGAAAAAGATTCGCGCCAACTGCCTGGCCCCAGGCCTGGTGCAGACGCCGCTGCTGGAGGCGGCCAAGTCCACTGCCGGCGGGCTGGACCATACCTTGGCGCAATACCCATTGGGCGTTGGCCAGCCGGAAGATGTCGCCAATGCGGCGGTGTTCTTTCTCTCGCCGGCCAGCCGCTGGATCACCGGCACCACGCTGGTGATGGACGGGGGACATACCGTTGGCTGA